One Tissierellales bacterium genomic window, AATTCATCATCATTTCCATCTTCTATTCCGCATCCTTTAGCATACTTAATAGAACCTTCTCCTACATACGATTTTAGACCATCTAATAATGTCACACTATCTTCCGCTCTACCTGACCAATGCCATGGTCCTATCATGTCTCCTTCGTCTCCGTATGGACCAATCAATGCTATATTTTTAGTATTTTGATTTATTGGCAATACTCCGTTATTTTCCAGCAATACTATAGATTCTCCAGCTATTTTTCTAGCCACATTTCTATGCTCGTCGCAAAGCACAAGCTTTGTCTCCAATTCTTCCGATGCTGATTTATATGGATTTTCAAATAAGCCTAGTTTTTCTTTCAGCTCTAGTATTCTACGTACACTATCGTCTATAAGCCTCTCTTCTACATGACCTATCTTGACCAAATTTTCTAAATGGTGAACATAGTGTGGAGTCATCATTTCAATATCTACACCAGCTTTTATCGCTTTTAATGCTGCTTCATTTCCGTCTTCTGCTATGCTATGTGCTATGAGTTCATTTACAGCTCCCCAATCAGATATTATTGTACCCTCAAAGCCCCATTCATCTCTCAAAATACCTCTCATCAAATATTCATTTCCCGTAGCAGGAACCCCTAATACTGTATTAAATGATGTCATAACCATCATAACACCAGCATCTATAGCTGCTTTGTATGCTGGTAAGTAGTACTCTCTTAATGTTCTCTCTGACATATCTACTGTATTGTAATCCCGACCAGCTTCTGCAGCTCCATATGCAGCAAAATGCTTTACGCAGGCCCCTATATTATATGGACCTTTCAAATCACCCTGATAACCCTTAACCATGGCCTTTGCAAATAGACCATTTAGATAGGGGTCTTCTCCTGTGCTCTCCATAACTCTTCCCCACCTAGGATCTCTAACCAAATCAACCATAGGTGAAAATGTAATATGTACCCCACCTACTGAAGCTTCTATAGCTGAAATTTCAGCCATTTTTTCTGCCGCTTCTAAATTCCATGAGCACCCAAGTGCAAGAGGTACTGGAAATATAGTCTTGTAACCATGCACTATATCTGCCATAAAAACTAATGGTATATCGTGATTGCTCTCTTCTAAATATCTACTTTGTATCAATTTAAGTTCTTTAGCTCCTGATATTCCAAGCACCGACCCTGCTCGAAATACATCCTCTTCTTCAAGTCCCATCTCCGTAAGATTTCCCGTAATCTCTCCTACCGATTCTGGATTAAAGAAAAAAGCTGCCAATTGAATAAGTTGACCGATCTTCTCTTTCAAAGTTAACTTCTTAATTATCTCATCTATATTTACTTTCTCCTTCATGAAAAACCTCCTATTAACGCTTGTGACAGCTCTCCCTTATAATAAGCTCTGTTTCAAGTAATTTATTTTTTACTGTTTGACCCTTTTTTAAACTTTTTATCAATATTTCCCCTGCTAAGCTTCCCAATTCATAGCTAGGTCTGCGAACAGTTGTAAGTTTAGGAGACATATAATCAGCTAGTTGTATATCATCAAATCCTATAATCGCAACATCTTCTGGAATCCTTATGTTAGCATTTTGAAGTGCTTTCATAGCACCAATAGCCATTTCATCATTCGCTACAAAATAAGCTCTAGGTAATTTACCGTTATTGATTTGCTCTATCATACTTTGATATCCACCTCGTTCAGTAAAGTCGCTAAACACAAACCAGTCATTTTCTATACTTAAATTCGCATTATTCATGCCTTCCTTAAATCCCTCACATCGCCTTATATTATCTAATGACTCTTTCGGTCCACCTATAAATCCAATTTCACTATATCCCAATTCTACAAAATACTCTACTACTCTTCGTGCTGCCCTTTCATTGTCTATCAAAACATTAGAAACATGTTCTTTATCTATTACTCTATCTAAGGTTACTATATGAAAATCTTTGTTTGCCAAATCCAATATAGTTTCATCACTTATAAGCGAATCTAATATTATTGCACCGTCAACTACCCATTCAGTTAGTATTTTAGTAAGCTTATTATTGTTATAACTTGCTGCTACAACCATTTCGTAATCATTCTCTTGAGCCACATCTCTTATTCCTCTTATTATCTCACCATATATTGGTCCATGAAAATCTCTAACTATAACCGCTATGAGTTCTTGCTTTTTTTTCTTCAGCCTTCTAGCTATAGCATTTGGATTATAATTAAGTTCTTTTGCCACTTCTAATATCTTTTTTTTAGTAGCATCGCTCACAGCACCTGTCCCATTTAATGCATATGAAACAGTTGATATTGAAACACCTGCTTTTTTTGCTATATCCTTTATCGTTGCCAAATCTATCAACCTCATTTTCTAATTAAATTGAAAAATAATTACTTCATTCCCGACATAGTAAATCCTTCTACAATGTATTTTTGGAAGCACAAAAATACTATGAGTATCGGAATAACCATTATAGCAGAACCTGCCATTTGAAGTGCATAACTAGATGCATTTTGACCTTTTAGTAGCGAAAGTCCAACAGATAACGTATAGTATTTTTCATCACTCGCTATTATGAGTGGCCATAAAAAACTATTCCACGCACCTATAAATGTCAATATCCCTTGAACTGCAAATATTGGTTTTGCAACAGGAACTATCAACGAGAAAAATATTCTGAATTCGCTTGCTCCATCTATGCGCGCCGCTTCTAGCAATTCATCTGGTATCGTAGTAAAAAATTGCCTAAATAAAAACACACTAAATCCAGCTACAAACCCTGGTAATGCTATCCCTAAAATTGTATTTGTCAAATGCAAACTATTTAATATCAAGTATACAGGTATCATAGTTACCTGTGACGGTATCATCATTGTAGCTAGTACAAACACAAATAATATCTTTTTATACGGAAATTCAAATTTTGCGAAAGCGTATCCAGTCATAGCATTAAAAAATAATCCTGCAAATGATATTATTACCAAGATTAAGGTGTTTTTAAAATATTGCATAAAATTCAATTCTGAAAACAATTTAGTATAATTATCTAATATAAAGTTTTCTGGAAAAAAGGTTAGCGGTAATTTAAGAACCTCACTCTCAGGTTTAAATGATGTCAATAACATCCATACTAAAGGAGTAAACATCAAGAATCCACCGAGAAGTAATATCAATGTTATAAACTTATTCTCATTATTTTTCATTTTTCGTTTTTTCATATTACCACCTCTCTAAGCTTCTTTTTTCTTGAGTTTAAATTGAATTAAAGTTATAGCTATTATCATCGCGAATAAAATAAATGACCCTGCCGCTGAATAGCCAAATTTACTTCTTCCAAATCCATTTTTGTATATAAATAATGACATTGAAATAGTAGAATTCAACGGACCACCCTCAGTCATAACAAATGGTTCCTCAAAAAACTGCATCCATCCAATAAGGGTAGTTGTTACTACAAAAAACATAGAAAATTTGAGTTGTGGCAATGTAATGTGTATAAATTTGTTCCAGCCATTCGCTCCATCTAAATCCGCTGCCTCATATAGACTCTTAGGTATCCCTTTTAATGCAGCTAAAAATATGAGCATATTTATACCAATTGCTTTCCAAACAGCCAATATTATCAATGAAAACTTAGCATATTTAGGATCGCTAAGCCACATTATTGGCTCACCGCCTAACCATTCAATTATATAATTGAATAAACCGTAGTGGCTATTATATAAAAAAGTCCAAATAACTGCAACTGCTATAGTATTTGTTATAGCCGGTGCATAATATACTGCTCTAAAAGCACTATATATCTTGCTTTGCCCTGAATTTAACATAAGGGCTATTCCAAGTGAAAATACTATAACCAACGGAACTCCAAATATAACATAATAGAAAGTATTGAAAACTGCTTTTAAGAAGTTTGGATCGGAAAATAATTCGCTGTAGTTCTCTAATCCTATAAAATCAATTTTTGAAAAATCAGCTAGTCCCTTCAGATTCATATCTGTAAAGCTTATTCCAAATGCCAATAATATCGGCAATATATAAAACGTAATCAACAATACTAGTGTCGGTGTAATAAATAACAATGGGACTCTATATTTTTTTAATCCACGCTTCAATCCCTTCATTGCATCCTCCATTTCATAGTTGAGCCTAGTAAAAAAACTAGGCTCATTTTATATCATATTTTTACTTTTCTAAAACCTTTTT contains:
- the bglX gene encoding beta-glucosidase BglX, with the protein product MKEKVNIDEIIKKLTLKEKIGQLIQLAAFFFNPESVGEITGNLTEMGLEEEDVFRAGSVLGISGAKELKLIQSRYLEESNHDIPLVFMADIVHGYKTIFPVPLALGCSWNLEAAEKMAEISAIEASVGGVHITFSPMVDLVRDPRWGRVMESTGEDPYLNGLFAKAMVKGYQGDLKGPYNIGACVKHFAAYGAAEAGRDYNTVDMSERTLREYYLPAYKAAIDAGVMMVMTSFNTVLGVPATGNEYLMRGILRDEWGFEGTIISDWGAVNELIAHSIAEDGNEAALKAIKAGVDIEMMTPHYVHHLENLVKIGHVEERLIDDSVRRILELKEKLGLFENPYKSASEELETKLVLCDEHRNVARKIAGESIVLLENNGVLPINQNTKNIALIGPYGDEGDMIGPWHWSGRAEDSVTLLDGLKSYVGEGSIKYAKGCGIEDGNDDEFKKAIEVAKESDLIILALGEHEEMSGESGSRAYLKLPGRQEELIETILKLGKKVVVVLFSGRPLEISSFAKDVDALIQAWFPGTEGGNALADILMGVVNPSAKLTMSFPITVGQIPVYYNCYNTGRPKPFEENKERYFSQYLDIPNAPLYPFGYGLSYTNFEYSELELDKKEIVSGDTLELSVRITNAGDFEGREIVQLYIRDISGSVVRPLKELKSFKTIELKSGETETISFTIDEEMLKFHNFKNEFVYEKGKFEIMVGKNSMELLTTIFEFN
- a CDS encoding sugar ABC transporter permease — its product is MKGLKRGLKKYRVPLLFITPTLVLLITFYILPILLAFGISFTDMNLKGLADFSKIDFIGLENYSELFSDPNFLKAVFNTFYYVIFGVPLVIVFSLGIALMLNSGQSKIYSAFRAVYYAPAITNTIAVAVIWTFLYNSHYGLFNYIIEWLGGEPIMWLSDPKYAKFSLIILAVWKAIGINMLIFLAALKGIPKSLYEAADLDGANGWNKFIHITLPQLKFSMFFVVTTTLIGWMQFFEEPFVMTEGGPLNSTISMSLFIYKNGFGRSKFGYSAAGSFILFAMIIAITLIQFKLKKKEA
- a CDS encoding carbohydrate ABC transporter permease, whose translation is MKKRKMKNNENKFITLILLLGGFLMFTPLVWMLLTSFKPESEVLKLPLTFFPENFILDNYTKLFSELNFMQYFKNTLILVIISFAGLFFNAMTGYAFAKFEFPYKKILFVFVLATMMIPSQVTMIPVYLILNSLHLTNTILGIALPGFVAGFSVFLFRQFFTTIPDELLEAARIDGASEFRIFFSLIVPVAKPIFAVQGILTFIGAWNSFLWPLIIASDEKYYTLSVGLSLLKGQNASSYALQMAGSAIMVIPILIVFLCFQKYIVEGFTMSGMK
- a CDS encoding LacI family transcriptional regulator; translated protein: MATIKDIAKKAGVSISTVSYALNGTGAVSDATKKKILEVAKELNYNPNAIARRLKKKKQELIAVIVRDFHGPIYGEIIRGIRDVAQENDYEMVVAASYNNNKLTKILTEWVVDGAIILDSLISDETILDLANKDFHIVTLDRVIDKEHVSNVLIDNERAARRVVEYFVELGYSEIGFIGGPKESLDNIRRCEGFKEGMNNANLSIENDWFVFSDFTERGGYQSMIEQINNGKLPRAYFVANDEMAIGAMKALQNANIRIPEDVAIIGFDDIQLADYMSPKLTTVRRPSYELGSLAGEILIKSLKKGQTVKNKLLETELIIRESCHKR